The Thomasclavelia ramosa DSM 1402 genome includes a region encoding these proteins:
- a CDS encoding U32 family peptidase, translated as MQNIELLAPAGSYEALVAAVQNGANAIYLGGNEFSARAFATNFNREELQAAVAYGHLRNVKIYVTVNTLYEDNQFEKLQDYLLFLQTIKVDALIIQDIGLMSFVKQYFPDFEIHMSTQTSIYNLSAVKYFEDAGVDRVVLARENTLDEIADICQNTILDIEVFVHGALCMSYSGQCLMSSMIAKRSGNKGACGQPCRLAYKLQKDSMNLDKIPSYLLSPKDLCTFENIGQLIDAGVTSFKIEGRMKRPEYVATIVKQYREAIDAYLKNTTVNAFEQRIKKMKQMFNRGFTGGYILKDQNFVAKDYPGNRGIEVGTVIDYDKHRKIVKIQLQDKLKQGDRINFKSVGFTRTITKLYLFNNLINQGNAGDIVEIELNTPVKKNETVYKVIDIDLINEALASYKNENIKNTVTMAFSGQINEPARLTINYKDLKVEKVSNLLIESAAKLPLDPQRIRQQLGKLGNTVFKANDITIDFPDNGFFSIKEINEMRRQAIDELSNMIVKIKKVKKPMIKTKHNHINKQIKGIVVKIYNLAQLKALLTEEVDAYYFPINEELDEAISLAHSVNKEIIPFTSFLNNQDILIKFKNSVSYNKINSILVGDYGALQIFKDKKCILDSTFNLYNSYALNYFNNHDAILSLEMSRKQVNHLNNIKQNIIMTVYGKTINMHLKHCLISDHYFNCKKIKCNLCKQGKFTLIDRKGEQFDIFPDQDCNNLIFNSHCLYIDHLEKLEVDFILLSFSNEAPEITKAVFRDFKNNIMFAKPRQISLKTKLTNGYFYD; from the coding sequence ATGCAAAATATAGAATTACTTGCTCCAGCTGGAAGTTATGAAGCTTTAGTAGCAGCGGTTCAAAATGGTGCAAATGCAATTTATTTAGGAGGAAATGAATTTAGTGCCAGAGCTTTTGCAACAAACTTTAATCGCGAGGAATTACAAGCTGCAGTTGCATATGGCCATTTACGCAACGTTAAAATTTATGTAACTGTAAATACTTTATATGAAGATAATCAGTTTGAAAAACTACAAGATTATCTTTTGTTTTTACAAACAATAAAAGTTGATGCTTTAATTATTCAAGATATCGGACTGATGAGTTTTGTTAAACAATACTTTCCAGATTTTGAAATTCATATGTCAACACAGACTAGTATTTATAATTTGTCAGCAGTTAAATATTTTGAAGATGCTGGTGTTGATCGTGTTGTTTTAGCGCGCGAAAATACACTTGATGAAATAGCTGATATTTGTCAAAACACAATTCTAGATATTGAGGTGTTTGTTCATGGTGCTCTATGTATGTCATATTCGGGACAGTGTTTAATGTCGAGTATGATTGCTAAAAGAAGTGGAAACAAAGGAGCTTGTGGACAGCCTTGTCGGCTCGCTTATAAATTGCAAAAAGATAGTATGAATTTAGATAAAATTCCAAGCTATTTATTATCACCTAAAGATTTATGTACCTTTGAGAATATTGGGCAATTAATTGATGCTGGTGTTACATCATTTAAAATAGAAGGACGGATGAAACGACCTGAGTATGTTGCTACAATCGTTAAACAATACCGTGAAGCAATAGATGCATATTTAAAAAATACGACAGTTAATGCATTTGAGCAGCGTATAAAAAAAATGAAGCAAATGTTCAACCGTGGATTCACTGGTGGATATATTTTAAAAGATCAAAATTTTGTGGCTAAAGATTATCCTGGAAACCGAGGAATTGAAGTTGGTACAGTGATAGATTATGATAAACATCGAAAAATTGTAAAAATTCAATTACAAGATAAGTTGAAACAAGGAGATCGGATTAATTTCAAGAGTGTTGGGTTTACTCGAACTATTACAAAGTTATATTTATTTAATAATTTGATTAATCAAGGCAATGCTGGTGATATTGTTGAAATCGAATTGAATACCCCAGTAAAAAAGAATGAAACAGTATATAAGGTTATTGATATAGATCTAATCAATGAAGCTTTAGCAAGTTATAAAAATGAAAATATTAAAAATACAGTAACTATGGCATTTTCAGGTCAAATCAACGAACCAGCACGATTAACCATCAACTATAAAGATTTAAAAGTTGAAAAAGTTTCTAATCTTCTAATTGAATCAGCAGCTAAATTGCCATTAGATCCTCAAAGAATCAGACAACAATTAGGAAAATTAGGAAATACAGTATTTAAGGCAAATGATATTACTATTGACTTTCCTGATAATGGTTTTTTTAGTATTAAAGAAATTAATGAAATGCGTCGTCAAGCAATAGATGAACTTTCTAATATGATAGTAAAGATAAAAAAAGTTAAAAAACCAATGATTAAAACTAAACATAATCATATTAATAAACAAATTAAAGGGATTGTGGTAAAAATTTATAATTTGGCACAATTAAAAGCATTGTTAACAGAGGAAGTGGATGCATATTATTTTCCTATCAACGAAGAACTTGATGAAGCTATAAGTTTAGCGCATTCTGTAAATAAAGAAATAATCCCATTTACAAGCTTTTTGAATAATCAGGATATTTTAATCAAGTTTAAAAATAGTGTCTCATACAATAAGATAAATAGTATTTTAGTAGGTGACTATGGAGCATTACAAATTTTTAAAGATAAAAAATGTATTTTAGATAGTACTTTCAACCTTTATAATAGCTATGCTTTGAATTATTTTAATAATCATGATGCTATTCTTTCTCTCGAGATGAGTAGAAAACAAGTTAATCATTTAAATAATATTAAACAAAATATTATAATGACAGTGTATGGCAAAACAATCAATATGCATCTAAAACACTGCTTAATAAGTGATCATTATTTTAATTGTAAAAAAATCAAATGTAATCTTTGTAAACAAGGAAAGTTTACTTTAATTGATCGTAAAGGTGAACAATTTGATATTTTCCCAGATCAAGACTGTAATAACTTAATATTCAATAGTCACTGTCTTTACATTGATCATTTAGAAAAACTAGAAGTTGATTTTATTTTGCTTTCATTTAGTAATGAAGCACCAGAAATCACCAAAGCTGTATTTAGGGATTTCAAAAATAATATTATGTTTGCTAAACCTCGACAAATTAGTTTAAAAACAAAAC
- a CDS encoding 5'-methylthioadenosine/adenosylhomocysteine nucleosidase encodes MIGIIGAMEEEVAAIKEYMEITETRSILDCTFYQGTIKERQVVLLQGGVGKVNAAICTTLLLTNYKIDYVINIGSAGGLCLTQEVGDIVISNEVCQHDFDITAFPNRVIGEVPGLPPRIEADRQLITQAKTILSNLNLNCEIGLIVSGDQFVATPEVATRIKNNFPDAKCTEMEAAAIAQTCYKFGTSFIITRSLSDVFGKGDSSVQFDEYLKKASQASAKMCIALIAETEH; translated from the coding sequence ATGATTGGAATTATCGGAGCAATGGAAGAAGAAGTGGCAGCAATTAAAGAATATATGGAGATTACTGAAACACGCTCTATTCTTGATTGTACATTTTATCAAGGAACGATAAAAGAGCGCCAAGTCGTTTTGTTACAGGGTGGAGTAGGAAAAGTTAATGCTGCTATTTGTACTACTTTATTACTGACTAACTATAAAATAGATTATGTCATAAATATCGGTTCTGCTGGTGGACTGTGTTTAACTCAAGAAGTTGGGGATATAGTTATTTCTAATGAAGTTTGTCAACATGATTTTGATATTACGGCATTTCCCAATCGAGTGATTGGTGAAGTTCCAGGTTTACCCCCAAGAATAGAAGCAGATCGTCAACTAATTACTCAAGCTAAAACAATATTATCAAACTTAAATTTAAATTGCGAAATTGGTCTAATTGTTTCTGGTGACCAATTTGTTGCTACACCGGAAGTAGCAACACGCATTAAAAATAATTTTCCTGATGCAAAATGTACTGAAATGGAAGCAGCAGCAATTGCTCAAACATGCTATAAATTCGGGACTAGTTTTATTATTACACGTTCTTTAAGTGATGTTTTTGGTAAGGGAGATTCTTCTGTCCAATTTGATGAATATTTAAAAAAAGCATCCCAAGCGTCAGCTAAAATGTGTATAGCATTAATTGCAGAAACGGAGCATTAA
- a CDS encoding class I SAM-dependent DNA methyltransferase, producing MSYENFAYYYDSLMDEQFYDDYFKFINEHADFKSVLELGCGTGEIAIRLAKAGKEIYATDLSKDMLEVSRLKAMEADVNLLLGRVDMTDFVTDKAVDLILCLCDSINYVLSKKKVLRTFKNVYESLKYNGTFIFDVDSLYKMDEILDGYFEEEDADDFYFKWHVEKTALGKVEHEIEIIDKENNEHIKEMHYQQTYDIEIYLSLLKQAGFTDVQYYGEFEEYHDKSQRIIFICHKRRGGK from the coding sequence ATGTCATACGAAAATTTTGCTTATTACTATGACAGCTTAATGGATGAACAATTTTATGATGATTATTTCAAGTTTATAAATGAGCACGCTGATTTTAAAAGCGTGCTTGAACTTGGGTGTGGAACTGGTGAAATTGCAATTCGTTTAGCTAAAGCAGGTAAAGAGATTTATGCAACTGATCTTTCTAAAGATATGCTTGAAGTTTCACGTTTGAAAGCAATGGAAGCAGATGTTAATCTTTTATTAGGTCGAGTTGATATGACTGATTTTGTAACCGATAAAGCAGTAGATTTGATTTTATGCCTTTGTGACTCAATTAATTATGTTTTGAGTAAAAAGAAAGTATTAAGAACTTTTAAAAATGTATATGAATCACTAAAATATAATGGAACCTTTATATTTGATGTTGATAGTCTTTATAAGATGGATGAAATTCTAGATGGCTATTTTGAAGAAGAAGATGCTGATGATTTCTATTTTAAATGGCATGTAGAAAAGACTGCTCTTGGTAAAGTGGAACATGAAATTGAGATAATTGATAAGGAAAATAATGAACATATAAAAGAAATGCATTATCAGCAAACTTACGATATTGAAATTTATCTTAGCTTATTGAAACAGGCAGGTTTTACGGATGTACAATATTATGGTGAGTTTGAGGAATATCATGATAAATCACAAAGAATTATTTTTATATGTCATAAAAGAAGGGGAGGTAAGTAG
- the rsfS gene encoding ribosome silencing factor encodes MNKLEVIIKALDDKLAEDIVVIDMQLASPIFDTFVICSASNERLMNALRDSVEDSCHENGYEVKKIEGLRNSKWLLMDYGDIVVHIFDADERNSYNLEKLWSDMPRIDVSKYLA; translated from the coding sequence ATGAATAAATTAGAAGTAATTATAAAAGCATTAGATGATAAATTAGCAGAGGACATTGTAGTAATTGACATGCAGTTAGCTAGTCCTATTTTTGATACTTTTGTGATTTGTTCAGCAAGTAACGAGAGATTGATGAATGCTTTACGTGACAGTGTCGAAGACAGCTGTCATGAAAATGGTTATGAAGTTAAAAAAATTGAAGGGTTACGCAATAGCAAGTGGTTATTGATGGATTATGGTGATATCGTTGTGCATATATTTGATGCTGACGAACGAAACAGTTATAATCTTGAGAAATTATGGTCTGATATGCCACGAATTGACGTATCAAAATATTTAGCTTAA